A single region of the Streptomyces caelestis genome encodes:
- a CDS encoding ABC transporter permease, with product MTQPVSPPRDSSTDKVPPAQPPAWRGTLARADVRTLSLLGVLAVLILIGGITKPDAFLDTRNLQLVLTQASVIGVVTVGMTFVIVSGGIDLSVGAIVALASVWATTVATQEYGFAGILFTAVVVGVGCGLVNGVLIAYGAMVPFIATLAMLASARGLALQITDGKTQIVTVQSVLDLGERDAYVLGVPPLVLVFAVVTVIGWLVLNRTTFGRRTVAVGGNPEAARLAGIDVRRQRLYLYLLSGLCCGIAAFLLIVLAGSGQNTNGNLYELDAIAAAIIGGTLLTGGRGTITGSVLGVLIFTTITNLFALNNLQTDVQQIAKGAIIVAAVLVQRRTASTT from the coding sequence ATGACGCAGCCCGTCTCCCCGCCGCGGGACAGCAGCACCGACAAGGTGCCCCCGGCCCAGCCCCCCGCCTGGCGCGGCACGCTGGCCCGCGCCGACGTCCGCACCCTCTCCCTGCTCGGCGTGCTCGCCGTGCTGATCCTCATCGGCGGCATCACCAAGCCCGACGCGTTCCTCGACACCCGCAATCTGCAACTCGTCCTCACCCAGGCGTCCGTGATCGGCGTCGTCACCGTCGGCATGACCTTCGTCATCGTCTCCGGCGGCATCGACCTGTCGGTCGGCGCGATCGTCGCCCTGGCCTCCGTGTGGGCGACCACCGTCGCCACCCAGGAGTACGGCTTCGCCGGCATCCTCTTCACGGCGGTCGTCGTCGGGGTCGGCTGCGGCCTGGTCAACGGGGTGCTCATCGCCTACGGCGCGATGGTGCCGTTCATCGCCACCCTCGCCATGCTGGCCTCGGCCCGCGGCCTCGCCCTGCAGATCACCGACGGCAAGACGCAGATCGTCACGGTGCAGTCCGTCCTCGACCTGGGCGAACGCGACGCCTACGTCCTCGGCGTCCCGCCCCTGGTGCTGGTCTTCGCGGTCGTGACCGTCATCGGCTGGCTGGTGCTCAACCGCACCACCTTCGGCCGCCGCACGGTCGCCGTGGGCGGCAACCCGGAGGCCGCCCGGCTCGCCGGCATCGACGTCCGCCGCCAGCGGCTCTACCTCTACCTGCTGTCCGGGCTGTGCTGCGGCATCGCCGCCTTCCTGCTGATCGTCCTGGCCGGCTCCGGACAGAACACCAACGGCAACCTCTACGAACTCGACGCCATCGCCGCGGCGATCATCGGCGGCACCCTGCTCACCGGCGGCCGCGGCACCATCACCGGCTCCGTGCTCGGCGTCCTGATCTTCACCACGATCACCAACCTCTTCGCCCTGAACAACCTGCAGACCGACGTCCAGCAGATCGCCAAGGGCGCGATCATCGTCGCCGCCGTGCTGGTCCAGCGCCGTACCGCGAGCACGACCTGA
- a CDS encoding substrate-binding domain-containing protein has protein sequence MTEITSRRGLLFGAAAVSAGALLTGCTSNEPSDAKDEPAGNDQPAADDKPGKQVTIGFAGPQADHGWLNAINDNAKKRAEKYSDVTLEITEGSNDTAQQIGQIETLINKKVDVLVVLPADGKALTQVGLKAMRAGIPVVNLDRIFNTPQAYRCWIGGDNYGMGLNAGHYIGEKLKGKSNARVIELAGLDNLELTKQRTQGFDDALKNYPNIRKVARQAAEFTVESGQAKMAQLLQAQSKFDALWNHDDDQGVGALRAIEQAGRDDFLMVGGAGALSAFQAIKQDDGVLKATVLYPPTMAASAIDLARALGQGEGIGGMAEFEIPASITLYSAVVDKTNVDQYMPTGFR, from the coding sequence ATGACAGAGATCACGAGCCGCAGAGGACTGCTCTTCGGGGCCGCCGCCGTCTCCGCCGGTGCCCTCCTCACGGGCTGCACGAGCAACGAGCCCTCCGACGCCAAGGACGAGCCGGCCGGGAACGACCAGCCCGCCGCCGACGACAAGCCCGGCAAGCAGGTCACCATCGGCTTCGCCGGACCCCAGGCCGACCACGGCTGGCTCAACGCCATCAACGACAACGCCAAGAAGCGGGCCGAGAAGTACTCCGACGTCACCCTGGAGATCACCGAGGGCTCCAACGACACCGCCCAGCAGATCGGCCAGATCGAGACCCTCATCAACAAGAAGGTCGACGTCCTGGTCGTGCTCCCCGCCGACGGCAAGGCCCTCACCCAGGTCGGGCTGAAGGCGATGCGCGCGGGCATCCCGGTCGTGAACCTCGACCGGATCTTCAACACCCCGCAGGCCTACCGCTGCTGGATCGGCGGCGACAACTACGGCATGGGCCTCAACGCCGGGCACTACATCGGCGAGAAGCTCAAGGGCAAGTCGAACGCCCGCGTCATCGAACTGGCGGGCCTGGACAACCTGGAGCTGACCAAGCAGCGTACCCAGGGCTTCGACGACGCCCTGAAGAACTACCCCAACATCAGGAAGGTCGCCCGCCAGGCCGCCGAGTTCACGGTCGAGTCCGGACAGGCCAAGATGGCCCAGCTGCTCCAGGCCCAGTCGAAGTTCGACGCCCTGTGGAACCACGACGACGACCAGGGCGTGGGCGCGCTGCGCGCCATCGAGCAGGCGGGGCGCGACGACTTCCTGATGGTCGGCGGCGCCGGCGCGCTCTCCGCCTTCCAGGCCATCAAGCAGGACGACGGCGTACTGAAGGCGACCGTCCTCTACCCGCCGACCATGGCCGCCTCCGCGATCGACCTCGCCCGCGCCCTCGGCCAGGGCGAGGGCATCGGCGGCATGGCCGAGTTCGAGATCCCCGCGTCGATCACGCTCTACTCGGCCGTCGTCGACAAGACCAACGTCGACCAGTACATGCCCACCGGCTTCCGGTGA
- a CDS encoding Gfo/Idh/MocA family protein, whose product MGQPQQQSDGTEAGKPPLRVGMVGYAFMGAAHSQGWRTAGRVFDLPLNPVQAVICGRDAAAVRVAADRHGWASTETDWRALVERDDVDLVDICTPGDSHAEIALAALAAGKHVLCEKPLANTVEEATSMVLAAEEAHRRGQVAMVGFNYRRVPATAQARRMVAEGRLGRLRHVRVTYLQDWLVDPQFPLTWRLRREQAGSGSLGDLGAHIIDLAQYLVGERLAGVSALTETFVRQRPLPTGATSGLSAVSSAGTGEVTVDDAALFTARFPSGALASFEATRYATGRKNALRIELNGARGSLAFDLERLNELSFHDGTEPGAEAGFRRILVTEPDHPYLDAWWPPGHGLGYEHTFVHQARDLVHAIAEGRRPEPSFADGLQVQRVLAAVEESAEKNSVYTPIAV is encoded by the coding sequence ATGGGACAGCCGCAGCAGCAGTCAGATGGGACCGAGGCAGGCAAGCCACCCCTGCGCGTGGGGATGGTGGGTTACGCCTTCATGGGCGCCGCCCACTCCCAGGGCTGGCGCACCGCGGGCCGTGTCTTCGACCTGCCGCTGAACCCCGTGCAGGCCGTCATCTGCGGCCGGGACGCCGCCGCCGTGAGGGTGGCGGCCGACCGCCACGGCTGGGCGTCCACCGAGACCGACTGGCGCGCCCTCGTCGAACGCGACGACGTCGACCTGGTCGACATCTGCACCCCCGGCGACAGCCACGCCGAGATCGCCCTCGCCGCCCTCGCCGCCGGCAAGCACGTCCTGTGCGAGAAGCCGCTGGCCAACACCGTCGAGGAAGCCACCTCGATGGTGTTGGCCGCCGAAGAGGCCCACCGGCGTGGCCAGGTGGCGATGGTCGGCTTCAACTACCGCCGGGTGCCGGCCACCGCCCAGGCCCGCCGGATGGTCGCCGAGGGCCGCCTGGGCAGGCTGCGGCACGTGCGCGTGACGTACCTCCAGGACTGGCTGGTCGACCCGCAGTTCCCGCTGACCTGGCGGCTGCGCAGGGAGCAGGCCGGCTCGGGCTCGCTCGGCGACCTGGGCGCGCACATCATCGACCTCGCGCAGTACCTCGTGGGGGAGCGGCTGGCCGGCGTCTCCGCGCTGACGGAGACCTTCGTACGTCAGCGGCCCCTGCCCACCGGCGCCACGAGCGGCCTGTCCGCCGTCTCGTCCGCAGGCACGGGAGAGGTCACCGTGGACGACGCCGCCCTGTTCACGGCCCGCTTCCCCTCCGGCGCCCTCGCCTCCTTCGAGGCCACCCGCTACGCCACCGGCCGCAAGAACGCCCTGCGCATCGAACTCAACGGGGCGCGCGGCTCGCTCGCCTTCGACCTGGAGCGGCTCAACGAGCTGTCCTTCCACGACGGCACCGAACCCGGCGCGGAGGCGGGCTTCCGCCGCATCCTCGTCACCGAACCCGACCACCCCTACCTGGACGCCTGGTGGCCGCCGGGCCACGGCCTCGGCTACGAGCACACCTTCGTCCACCAGGCCCGCGACCTCGTCCACGCCATCGCCGAGGGCCGCCGCCCCGAACCCTCCTTCGCCGACGGGCTCCAGGTGCAGCGCGTGCTCGCGGCCGTGGAGGAGAGCGCCGAGAAGAACTCCGTCTACACGCCGATCGCGGTCTGA
- a CDS encoding sugar phosphate isomerase/epimerase family protein, with translation MPRTFTLFTGQWADLPLEEVCRLARDFGYDGLELACWGDHFEVDKALSDPGYLDGRRALLDKYGLKCWAISNHLVGQAVCDAIIDERHQAIVPGEVWGDGGPEGVRQRAADRMKDTARAAAAFGVDTVIGFTGSAIWHLVAMFPPAPDAMIERGYQDFADRWNPILDVFDAEGVRFAHEVHPSEIAYDYWTTVRALEAVDRRPAFGLNFDPSHFVWQDLDPVGFLWDFRDRIYHVDCKEARKRLDGRNGRLGSHLPWGDPRRGWDFVSAGHGDVPWEDVFRMLRSIDYQGPVSVEWEDAGMDRLQGAPEALTRLKAYDFEPPSASFDAAFGN, from the coding sequence ATGCCGCGTACGTTCACGCTGTTCACCGGCCAGTGGGCCGACCTGCCGCTGGAAGAGGTCTGCCGGCTCGCCCGCGACTTCGGCTACGACGGCCTCGAACTCGCCTGCTGGGGCGACCACTTCGAAGTCGACAAGGCACTTTCCGACCCCGGGTACCTCGACGGCCGCCGAGCGCTCCTCGACAAGTACGGCCTCAAATGCTGGGCCATCTCCAACCACCTGGTCGGCCAGGCCGTCTGCGACGCCATCATCGACGAACGCCACCAGGCGATCGTGCCGGGTGAGGTGTGGGGCGACGGAGGCCCGGAAGGGGTCCGGCAGCGGGCCGCGGACCGCATGAAGGACACCGCGCGCGCCGCGGCCGCCTTCGGCGTCGACACCGTCATCGGCTTCACCGGCTCCGCCATCTGGCACCTGGTCGCCATGTTCCCGCCCGCCCCCGACGCGATGATCGAACGCGGCTACCAGGACTTCGCCGACCGCTGGAACCCGATCCTGGACGTCTTCGACGCGGAGGGCGTGCGGTTCGCGCACGAGGTCCACCCCAGCGAGATCGCCTACGACTACTGGACGACGGTGCGGGCCCTGGAGGCCGTAGACCGGCGCCCCGCCTTCGGCCTCAACTTCGACCCGAGCCACTTCGTGTGGCAGGACCTCGACCCGGTCGGCTTCCTCTGGGACTTCCGCGACCGCATCTACCACGTCGACTGCAAGGAAGCCCGCAAGCGTCTCGACGGACGCAACGGCCGGCTCGGCTCCCACCTGCCCTGGGGCGACCCCCGGCGCGGCTGGGACTTCGTCTCCGCCGGGCACGGCGACGTCCCCTGGGAGGACGTCTTCCGGATGCTGCGCTCCATCGACTACCAGGGCCCGGTCTCTGTCGAGTGGGAGGACGCCGGCATGGACCGGCTCCAGGGCGCGCCCGAGGCGCTGACCCGCCTCAAGGCCTACGACTTCGAGCCGCCGTCGGCCTCCTTCGACGCGGCGTTCGGCAACTGA
- a CDS encoding PQQ-dependent sugar dehydrogenase, with product MTAHPGVRTRPYNRPILEALVHGNHPTARTRRTRRTRRTLGTLTTRSTVRTLRTETHGRRLRQAVALFTGALLAGASLTLTAPQAGAAAADEPAVTAEDFQQVTLAKGEAEVGEPMSLAVLPDRSVLHTSRDGELRLTNAAGTTKLAGKLDVYSHDEEGLQGIGVDPGFTENRFIYLYYAPPLNTPEGDAPGTGTAADFAPFDGVNRLSRFVLKTDGTLDTASEKKILDVPASRGLCCHVGGDIDFDAQGNLYLSTGDDTNPFQSDGFTPIDERANRNPAFDAQRTSGNTNDLRGKILRIKVNADGSYTVPEGNLFAPGTDKTRPEIYAMGFRNPFRFSVDKKTGILYVGDYGPDAGAADPARGPAGQVEFARVTGPGNFGWPYCTGDNDAYVDYDFATGASGAAFDCSAPKNTSPNNTGLTDLPPAQPAWIPYDGGSLPEFGTGSESPMGGPVYHYDPELDSPVKFPEAFDGDFFATEFGRRWIKRITSDADGTVQSINDVPWSGTQVMDSAFGPDGALYVLDYGLSWFGGDEHSALYRIENATDGHSPVAQAAASRTSGQAPLRVSFSSAGTSDQDGDALTYSWDFGDGGKSTAANPTHRYQKNGTYTATLTVKDPTGRTGSASVQIVVGNTAPTVVLETPKDGQLFSFGDAIPFRVKVTDPEDRTIDCSKVKVTFILGHDTHGHPLTSANGCTGTIQTSADGGHDEDANVFGVLDAEYTDNGGGGQAPLTTHDQNVTQPKHRQAEHYGNSSGVTVITKETAHGGRTVGDIDNGDWISFTPYLLNNAKKITARVSSGGAGGTLEIRAGSAKGTLLGKATVPVTGGWETFQDVQANLSRAPRGTTTLFLVFKGSGTGALYDVDDFTFTTG from the coding sequence ATGACGGCGCATCCCGGCGTACGCACCCGCCCGTACAACCGCCCCATTCTGGAGGCACTCGTGCACGGGAACCACCCCACCGCCAGAACCCGCAGAACCCGCAGAACCCGCAGAACTCTCGGAACTCTTACAACTCGCAGTACCGTCAGAACTCTCAGGACCGAGACTCACGGACGACGCCTGCGTCAAGCGGTCGCGCTGTTCACCGGCGCGCTGCTGGCGGGCGCCTCCCTCACCCTGACCGCGCCGCAGGCCGGCGCCGCCGCCGCGGACGAGCCGGCCGTCACGGCCGAGGACTTCCAGCAGGTCACCCTCGCCAAGGGCGAGGCGGAGGTCGGCGAGCCCATGTCGCTCGCCGTCCTCCCGGACCGCTCGGTCCTGCACACCTCCCGCGACGGCGAGCTCCGCCTCACCAACGCGGCCGGCACCACGAAACTCGCGGGCAAGCTCGACGTCTACTCCCACGACGAGGAGGGCCTCCAGGGCATCGGCGTCGACCCCGGCTTCACAGAGAACCGTTTCATCTACCTGTACTACGCGCCCCCGCTCAACACCCCCGAGGGCGACGCCCCCGGGACCGGCACCGCCGCCGACTTCGCGCCCTTCGACGGCGTCAACCGGCTCTCCCGGTTCGTCCTGAAGACCGACGGCACCCTCGACACCGCCAGCGAGAAGAAGATCCTGGACGTCCCCGCCTCCCGCGGCCTGTGCTGCCACGTCGGCGGTGACATCGACTTCGACGCGCAGGGCAACCTGTACCTGTCGACGGGTGACGACACCAACCCGTTCCAGTCGGACGGCTTCACCCCGATCGACGAGCGCGCGAACCGCAACCCGGCCTTCGACGCCCAGCGCACCTCCGGCAACACCAACGACCTGCGCGGCAAGATCCTGCGCATCAAGGTGAACGCCGACGGTTCGTACACCGTCCCCGAGGGCAACCTCTTCGCCCCCGGCACGGACAAGACCCGCCCCGAGATCTACGCGATGGGCTTCCGCAACCCGTTCCGCTTCAGCGTCGACAAGAAGACCGGCATCCTCTACGTCGGTGACTACGGCCCCGACGCCGGCGCCGCCGACCCCGCGCGCGGCCCGGCCGGCCAGGTCGAGTTCGCCCGCGTCACCGGCCCCGGCAACTTCGGCTGGCCCTACTGCACCGGTGACAACGACGCCTACGTCGACTACGACTTCGCGACGGGCGCGTCGGGAGCGGCCTTCGACTGCTCGGCCCCGAAGAACACCTCCCCGAACAACACCGGCCTGACCGACCTGCCCCCGGCCCAGCCCGCCTGGATCCCGTACGACGGCGGATCCCTGCCCGAGTTCGGCACCGGCTCCGAGTCCCCGATGGGCGGCCCGGTCTACCACTACGATCCGGAGCTCGACTCGCCGGTGAAGTTCCCCGAGGCGTTCGACGGCGACTTCTTCGCCACGGAGTTCGGCCGCCGCTGGATCAAGCGCATCACCAGCGACGCCGACGGCACGGTCCAGTCGATCAACGACGTGCCCTGGAGCGGCACCCAGGTGATGGACTCGGCCTTCGGGCCCGACGGGGCGCTGTACGTCCTCGACTACGGCCTGTCCTGGTTCGGCGGCGACGAGCACTCCGCCCTGTACCGCATCGAGAACGCCACCGACGGCCACTCGCCCGTCGCCCAGGCCGCGGCGAGCCGGACCTCCGGTCAGGCACCGCTGCGCGTCAGCTTCTCCTCCGCGGGCACCAGTGACCAGGACGGCGACGCCCTCACCTACAGCTGGGACTTCGGCGACGGTGGTAAGTCCACCGCAGCCAACCCCACCCACCGGTACCAGAAGAACGGCACCTACACCGCGACGCTGACCGTCAAGGACCCGACCGGCCGCACCGGCAGCGCGAGCGTGCAGATCGTCGTCGGCAACACCGCGCCCACCGTGGTGCTGGAGACACCGAAGGACGGACAGCTGTTCAGCTTCGGTGACGCCATCCCGTTCAGGGTGAAGGTCACCGACCCGGAGGACCGGACCATCGACTGCTCCAAGGTCAAGGTCACCTTCATCCTCGGCCACGACACCCACGGCCACCCCCTGACCTCGGCCAACGGCTGCACCGGCACCATCCAGACCAGCGCCGACGGCGGCCACGACGAGGACGCCAACGTCTTCGGAGTCCTCGACGCCGAGTACACCGACAACGGAGGCGGCGGCCAGGCCCCCCTCACCACGCACGACCAGAACGTCACCCAGCCCAAGCACCGCCAGGCCGAGCACTACGGCAACTCCTCCGGCGTCACGGTCATCACCAAGGAGACCGCGCACGGCGGCCGGACCGTCGGCGACATCGACAACGGCGACTGGATCTCCTTCACGCCATACCTCCTGAACAACGCGAAGAAGATCACCGCACGCGTCTCCTCCGGCGGCGCCGGCGGCACCCTCGAAATCCGCGCGGGCTCCGCCAAGGGCACCCTGCTCGGCAAGGCGACCGTGCCGGTGACCGGCGGCTGGGAGACCTTCCAGGACGTCCAGGCGAACCTGTCCCGCGCGCCCAGGGGCACGACCACACTCTTCCTGGTCTTCAAGGGGAGCGGCACCGGCGCCCTGTACGACGTCGACGACTTCACGTTCACAACGGGCTGA
- a CDS encoding ThuA domain-containing protein: protein MRSTSRYATGVVGAALLLGCVSGPASSQDDAEDKRVLVFSKTAGFRHDSIPEGVAAVRQLGEQDGFTVDATENAGAFTSSNLRRYDAVVFLSTTGDVLDARQQRAFEGYIRGGGAYVGVHAAADTEYDWAFYGGLAGAYFQSHPAIQPATVHVEDHAHPATSGLERAWNRTDEWYNYRSNPRERAHVLASLDESSYTGGTMQGDHPIAWCQNYQGGRSFYTGGGHTKESFAEPAFRTHLLGGIRWAIGDAEGDCRPETGYRPLFDGTPASLDDWRQAGAGSFTLSEDGTLTSSGGMGMLWYATSGFSSYSLKLDWKTAGDDNSGVFVGFPPSDDPWSAVDNGYEIQIDATDAADRTTGAVYGFKSADLKKRDRALNPPGEWNTYEIRVEGERLRVWLNGVQINDFRNTDPARSLVDGHISIQNHGAEDQVSFRDIRIKELPAKISQGD from the coding sequence ATGCGATCGACCAGCAGATACGCGACAGGAGTCGTGGGCGCGGCCCTGCTCCTGGGGTGCGTCTCCGGCCCGGCCTCGTCCCAGGACGACGCCGAGGACAAGCGGGTCCTGGTCTTCTCCAAGACCGCCGGCTTCCGGCACGACTCCATCCCCGAGGGCGTCGCGGCGGTGCGGCAGCTCGGCGAACAGGACGGCTTCACCGTCGACGCGACCGAGAACGCGGGCGCCTTCACCTCGTCCAACCTGCGGCGCTACGACGCGGTCGTGTTCCTGTCGACGACGGGAGACGTCCTGGACGCCAGGCAGCAGCGCGCCTTCGAGGGCTACATCCGCGGCGGCGGCGCCTACGTCGGTGTCCACGCCGCCGCGGACACCGAGTACGACTGGGCGTTCTACGGCGGCCTCGCCGGCGCCTACTTCCAGTCACACCCGGCGATCCAGCCCGCGACGGTGCACGTCGAGGACCACGCCCACCCGGCGACCTCCGGACTGGAACGGGCGTGGAACCGCACCGACGAGTGGTACAACTACCGCTCCAACCCGAGGGAAAGGGCGCACGTCCTCGCCTCCCTCGACGAGTCGTCCTACACCGGCGGCACCATGCAGGGGGACCACCCGATCGCCTGGTGCCAGAACTACCAGGGCGGCCGTTCCTTCTACACCGGCGGTGGCCACACCAAGGAGTCCTTCGCCGAACCCGCCTTCCGCACGCACCTGCTCGGCGGAATCCGCTGGGCCATCGGCGACGCCGAGGGCGACTGCCGCCCGGAGACCGGCTACCGGCCGCTCTTCGACGGCACACCCGCCTCGCTGGACGACTGGCGGCAGGCGGGCGCGGGCTCCTTCACCCTCTCCGAGGACGGCACGCTGACGTCCTCGGGCGGCATGGGCATGCTCTGGTACGCCACGTCGGGCTTCTCCTCGTACTCCCTGAAGCTCGACTGGAAGACGGCCGGTGACGACAACTCCGGTGTGTTCGTGGGCTTTCCGCCCTCGGACGACCCGTGGTCTGCCGTCGACAACGGCTACGAGATCCAGATCGACGCGACCGACGCCGCCGACCGCACCACCGGCGCGGTGTACGGCTTCAAGTCCGCCGATCTCAAGAAGCGCGACCGTGCGCTGAACCCGCCGGGGGAGTGGAACACGTACGAGATCCGCGTGGAGGGCGAACGCCTCCGCGTCTGGCTCAACGGCGTGCAGATCAACGATTTCCGCAACACCGACCCGGCCCGGAGCCTCGTGGACGGACACATCAGCATCCAGAACCACGGAGCCGAGGACCAGGTGTCCTTCCGCGACATCCGGATCAAGGAACTGCCCGCGAAGATCTCGCAGGGCGACTGA
- a CDS encoding inositol-3-phosphate synthase, with product MTVSRSESRVGVWLIGARGSVATTVVAGCAAVTAGLHPPTGMVTETPPFAGSGLPALSSLVFGGHDTLDCPLPKRAEALAAGGVLPPGLTSAVTAELAAADREIRPGGPLAGDTRDAEQLITAFAADMQNFVRRHGLSRAVVVNVASTEPAPTGDALPPSSLYAAAALRAGCPYVNFTPSTGLHHPALASQARSSGLPHAGRDGKTGQTLLRSVLGPMFAQRALTVRAWSGTNLLGGGDGAALADPAAAAAKNAGKERVLADTLGTTPQGETHIDDVPALGDWKTAWDHIAFDGFLGTRMILQTTWQGCDSALAAPLVLDLTRLTARAHESGMSGPLDALAFYFKDPVGDAPSGLAEQYEALIGFARGLRGAGPGEGARLPQGTGEGRELRSAEQTKGTGDLR from the coding sequence ATGACAGTGTCCCGTTCCGAGTCCCGTGTGGGGGTGTGGCTGATCGGGGCGCGCGGCTCCGTCGCCACCACCGTCGTGGCGGGCTGCGCCGCCGTGACCGCGGGTCTGCATCCGCCGACGGGCATGGTGACCGAGACGCCCCCCTTCGCCGGCAGCGGCCTGCCGGCCCTGTCGTCGCTCGTCTTCGGCGGACACGACACACTGGACTGCCCCCTGCCGAAACGCGCCGAGGCGCTGGCGGCCGGGGGAGTGCTGCCACCGGGCCTCACCTCCGCCGTCACCGCGGAACTGGCCGCCGCCGACCGCGAGATCAGGCCCGGCGGCCCCCTTGCCGGAGACACGCGGGACGCGGAGCAACTGATCACCGCCTTCGCCGCCGACATGCAGAACTTCGTACGGCGACACGGCCTGTCCCGCGCGGTGGTCGTCAACGTGGCCTCCACGGAACCCGCGCCCACCGGCGACGCTCTCCCGCCCAGTTCCCTGTACGCGGCGGCAGCCCTGCGCGCAGGCTGCCCCTACGTGAACTTCACCCCCTCGACCGGCCTCCACCACCCCGCGCTGGCCTCGCAGGCCCGGTCGTCCGGTCTCCCCCACGCGGGCCGCGACGGCAAGACCGGCCAGACCCTGCTGCGCTCGGTGCTGGGGCCGATGTTCGCCCAGCGGGCCCTGACCGTCCGCGCCTGGTCCGGCACGAACCTGCTCGGCGGCGGCGACGGCGCCGCCCTGGCCGACCCGGCCGCCGCGGCGGCCAAGAACGCCGGCAAGGAACGGGTCCTCGCCGACACCCTCGGCACCACACCCCAGGGCGAGACCCACATCGACGACGTCCCCGCCCTCGGCGACTGGAAGACCGCCTGGGACCACATCGCCTTCGACGGCTTCCTCGGCACCCGCATGATCCTCCAGACCACCTGGCAGGGCTGCGACTCCGCCCTGGCCGCACCCCTCGTGCTCGACCTCACCCGCCTGACCGCCCGAGCCCACGAGTCGGGCATGTCCGGCCCGCTCGACGCCCTCGCCTTCTACTTCAAGGACCCGGTGGGAGACGCGCCCTCGGGCCTGGCCGAGCAGTACGAGGCACTGATCGGTTTCGCCCGGGGCCTTCGAGGGGCGGGGCCGGGGGAGGGCGCGCGGCTCCCGCAGGGCACCGGAGAGGGCCGCGAGCTCCGTTCGGCGGAGCAGACCAAGGGGACGGGGGACCTCCGGTGA
- a CDS encoding SCO3242 family prenyltransferase, with translation MRRHERPRGGSGGTGDTSPAGDVGDTAPGPPRGCAGRPARRRAWAELLRLPALFSVPGDALAGTAAAGAPPNARTLLAIGSSLCLYEAGMALNDWADREVDAVERPHRPLPSGRIRPAAALTAACVLTGAGLALAARAGRPALAVAAPLAATVWAYDLTLKHTAAGPVAMGAARGLDLLLGAAATTGRTRRALSSAALLGTHTLAVTTVSRQEARGGSPVAPLAALATTALLTRLVTHRLASLPEGRREAAAHLPPGPRSARPRPPEPGRQLTAHLTTALAAAYAATTARPYVHAALNPSPPLTQRAVGAGIRATIPLQATLAARSRGTATALLIAALTPLGARFAKKVSVT, from the coding sequence GTGAGGCGGCACGAGCGTCCTCGGGGAGGCTCAGGCGGTACCGGTGACACCTCCCCTGCAGGGGACGTCGGCGACACGGCACCCGGCCCGCCCCGCGGCTGCGCCGGCCGCCCGGCACGGAGACGCGCCTGGGCCGAACTCCTGCGTCTCCCTGCCCTGTTCAGCGTGCCCGGCGACGCACTCGCCGGCACCGCCGCGGCCGGCGCACCGCCCAACGCCCGTACCCTGCTCGCCATCGGCTCCTCCCTCTGCCTGTACGAGGCCGGCATGGCCCTCAACGACTGGGCGGACCGCGAGGTGGACGCCGTCGAACGCCCCCACCGCCCCCTGCCCTCCGGCCGCATCCGGCCCGCCGCCGCGCTCACCGCGGCCTGTGTACTCACCGGAGCCGGACTGGCCCTGGCCGCCCGCGCCGGCCGCCCGGCCCTGGCCGTCGCCGCACCCCTGGCGGCGACCGTCTGGGCGTACGACCTCACCCTGAAGCACACAGCGGCCGGGCCCGTGGCCATGGGCGCGGCCCGCGGACTGGACCTGCTTCTGGGAGCCGCGGCCACCACCGGCCGTACCCGCCGGGCACTGTCCTCCGCCGCCCTCCTCGGCACCCACACCCTCGCCGTCACGACGGTCTCCCGCCAGGAGGCCCGGGGCGGCTCACCCGTGGCTCCTTTGGCGGCACTTGCGACGACGGCCCTGCTGACCCGCCTGGTGACGCACCGCCTCGCGAGTCTCCCGGAAGGCCGCCGGGAAGCAGCCGCCCACCTCCCCCCGGGCCCGCGATCCGCCCGGCCCCGACCGCCTGAGCCGGGTCGGCAGCTCACGGCACACCTCACCACCGCCCTCGCGGCCGCCTACGCCGCGACCACCGCCCGCCCCTACGTCCACGCCGCGCTCAACCCCTCACCTCCCCTCACCCAACGAGCAGTCGGCGCCGGCATCCGCGCCACGATTCCCCTCCAGGCCACCCTGGCCGCCCGCTCCCGGGGCACGGCGACCGCCCTCCTCATCGCGGCCCTCACCCCACTCGGAGCGAGATTCGCGAAGAAGGTGAGCGTCACATGA